Proteins from one Ricinus communis isolate WT05 ecotype wild-type chromosome 9, ASM1957865v1, whole genome shotgun sequence genomic window:
- the LOC8282940 gene encoding zinc finger protein CONSTANS-LIKE 4, giving the protein MKGCELCGGAARMYCESDQASLCWSCDEKVHSANFLVAKHCRNLLCQVCQSPTPWKASGPKLGPTVSICDSCFSLHNSSNNHRDIIDDDGNVEESLEGNDHDDEFDSDDDLYDDDVDEEEEEEEEDGDNQVVPWSVTPPSPPSASSSDSEEEISSRLLGGAKRVRESIAYLDSDDEIGCSSSQMDSGRISGNDEGNSLESFRKLKQRRRIRTEEEEEEDDHHDGQAESRSTAVIDSLKRLQNEMVTNRDNASATILGICRLSRDHHNR; this is encoded by the exons atgaaagggtGTGAGCTATGCGGCGGTGCTGCAAGAATGTATTGTGAATCAGACCAAGCTAGTCTATGTTGGTCCTGCGATGAGAAGGTCCACTCTGCTAACTTTCTTGTCGCTAAACATTGTAGAAATCTTCTTTGTCAAGTGTGCCAATCCCCTACTCCATGGAAGGCTTCCGGTCCTAAACTTGGACCTACTGTTTCCATTTGTGATTCTTGCTTCTCTTTGCATAATAGCAGCAATAATCATAGAGAtattattgatgatgatggtaATGTAGAAGAGAGTCTTGAAGGAAATGATCACGATGATGAATTTGACAGCGATGATGACTtgtatgatgatgatgttgatgaggaagaggaggaggaggaggaagaCGGCGATAATCAGGTTGTGCCGTGGTCGGTCACTCCACCTTCCCCTCCCTCAGCGAGTTCTTCTGACAGCGAAGAGGAGATTTCTAGTCGGTTATTAGGTGGCGCGAAGCGCGTGCGAGAAAGCATTGCTTATCTTGATTCTGAC gATGAGATTGGATGTTCGTCCTCACAAATGGATTCAGGAAGAATAAGCGGCAACGACGAAGGGAATTCATTGGAATCATTCAGGAAACTGAAGCAgcgaagaagaataagaacggaagaagaagaagaagaggatgaTCATCATGATGGTCAAGCAGAGTCAAGATCAACGGCTGTTATTGACTCGCTCAAAAGACTCCAAAATGAAATGGTTACTAATAGAGATAACGCGTCTGCAACGATTCTTGGGATTTGCAGGCTGAGCAGAGATCATCACAACCGTTGA
- the LOC8282943 gene encoding ATP synthase gamma chain, chloroplastic, protein MSSSNLTMWVNPKPSKFETSSLSFRFQANPFRHLARISHLYNTFSQSYSYSSPIHCGLRELRERISTVKNTQKITEAMKLVAAAKIRRAQEAVINGRPFAESLLEVLYHINEQLQLEDIDVPLTNVRPVKRVALVVVTGDRGLCGGFNNAVLRKAETRMMELENMGLDCSVISVGKKGNAYFKRRGNACVDKFIEGDSFPTAKEAQLIADDVFSLFVSEEVDKVELMYTKFVSLVKSDPVIRTLLPLSPRGGVCDVNGKCVDAADDEFFRLTSKEGKLAVERESGKANREGILPLMQFEQDPIQILDAMMPLYLNSQILRALQESLASELAARMNAMSNATDNAVDLQKSLSIAYNRERQSKITGEILEIVAGAEALTELD, encoded by the coding sequence ATGTCTTCTTCCAATCTCACCATGTGGGTCAATCCAAAACCTTCAAAATTTGAAACTTCTTCACTTTCTTTTCGATTTCAAGCAAACCCATTTCGCCATTTAGCTCGAATTTCGCATCTTTATAATACTTTCTCTCAATCATATTCATATAGTTCTCCAATTCATTGTGGTCTCCGTGAGCTAAGAGAGAGGATTAGTACTGTCAAAAACACTCAAAAGATCACTGAGGCAATGAAACTTGTTGCAGCTGCGAAGATTAGAAGAGCTCAAGAAGCTGTTATCAATGGTAGACCCTTTGCCGAATCACTTCTTGAAGTACTTTATCATATTaatgaacagctccaattagAGGATATTGATGTTCCGTTAACTAATGTTAGGCCTGTAAAGAGAGTTGCTCTTGTTGTTGTTACTGGTGATAGAGGCCTTTGTGGTGGTTTTAATAATGCAGTGTTGAGAAAAGCTGAGACCCGGATGATGGAATTGGAAAACATGGGGTTGGATTGTTCTGTTATTAGTGTAGGCAAGAAGGGTAATGCTTATTTTAAGCGAAGGGGTAATGCTTGtgttgataaatttattgagGGAGACAGTTTTCCCACAGCTAAAGAGGCTCAACTGATTGCTGATGATGTCTTCTCATTGTTTGTGAGTGAAGAGGTTGATAAGGTTGAGCTTATGTATACTAAATTTGTGTCTTTGGTGAAATCTGATCCTGTGATTCGTACATTGTTGCCATTGTCACCAAGAGGAGGTGTCTGTGATGTGAATGGCAAGTGTGTTGATGCTGCAGATGATGAATTTTTTAGGTTGACGAGTAAGGAAGGAAAGTTGGCTgttgagagagagagtggGAAGGCAAACAGGGAGGGGATTTTACCCCTTATGCAGTTTGAGCAAGACCCAATTCAGATTCTTGATGCAATGATGCCTCTTTATTTGAACAGTCAGATTTTGAGGGCATTGCAGGAGTCACTAGCTAGTGAGCTTGCAGCAAGGATGAATGCCATGAGTAATGCCACAGATAATGCAGTTGATTTGCAGAAGAGTCTTTCTATTGCGTACAACCGAGAAAGGCAATCAAAAATTACAGGAGAGATATTGGAGATTGTAGCTGGAGCTGAGGCACTAACAGAGTTGGATTAA